The following are encoded in a window of Bos indicus isolate NIAB-ARS_2022 breed Sahiwal x Tharparkar chromosome 7, NIAB-ARS_B.indTharparkar_mat_pri_1.0, whole genome shotgun sequence genomic DNA:
- the RELL2 gene encoding RELT-like protein 2, protein MSEPQPDLEPPQHGLYMLFLLVLVFFLMGLVGFMICHVLKKKGYRCRTSRGSEPDDAQLQPPEDDDMNEDTVERIVRCIIQNEANAEALKEMLGDSEGEGTVQLSSVDATSSLQDGAPSHHHTVHLGSSAPCIHCSRNKRPPLVRQGRSKEGKSRPRPGETTVFSVGRFRVTHIEKRYGLHEHRDGSPTDRSWGSGGGQDPGGGQGPGGGQPRTGMPAIESLPPERPQPPALASTPMQNGGLRDSSRVPRALEGNPGASAEPMLGAGGRGPSPGPARKEANGQPSKQDTSDHQVSPPRGAGGV, encoded by the exons ATGTCGGAACCACAGCCTGACCTGGAACCGCCCCAACATGGGCTGTACATGCTCTTCCTGCTTGTGCTGGTCTTCTTCCTCATGGGCCTTGTAGGCTTCATGATCTGCCACGTGCTCAAGAAGAAGGGCTACCGCTGCCGCACCTCGAGGGGCTCGGAGCCTGATGACGCCCAGCTCCAGCCCC CTGAGGACGATGACATGAATGAGGACACAGTAGAGAGGATTGTTCGCTGCATCATCCAAAATGAAG CCAACGCTGAGGCCCTGAAGGAGATGCTGGGGGACAGTGAAGGAGAAGGGACAGTGCAGCTGTCCAG CGTGGATGCCACCTCCAGCCTGCAAGACGGAGCCCCCTCCCATCATCACACAGTGCACCTGGGCTCCTCAGCCCCGTGCATCCACTGCAGCCGCAACAAGAGACCCCCACTTGTCCGTCAGGGACGCTCCAAGGAAGGAAAGAGTCGCCCCCGGCCTGGGGAGACTACCGTGTTTTCTGTGGGCAG gttCCGGGTGACGCACATTGAGAAGCGCTATGGGCTGCATGAGCATCGTGATGGCTCTCCCACGGACAGGAGCTGGGGGTCTGGTGGCGGGCAGGACCCAGGAGGCGGccaggggcctgggggagggcaACCCAGGACAGGGATGCCTGCCATTGAAAGCCTTCCCCCTGAGAGGCCGCAGCCCCCAGCCCTTGCCAGCACCCCCATGCAGAATGGAGGACTCAGGGACAGCAGCCGAGTCCCTCGTGCACTTGAGGGGAACCCTGGAGCCTCTGCAGAGccgatgcttggggctggagggaggggcccaagcccagggccagccagaAAAGAAGCAAACGGACAGCCAAGCAAACAGGACACCTCAGATCACCAG GTGTCCCCACCACGGGGAGCAGGGGGTGTGTGA